GTCTCGGACCGCTTCGGTTCTCCGCACATTTTCGTACGCAACCTCGCCACCGGCCACGACCAGCGCATCACCTACTCAGGCTACAACACCGACCCGTCCATCAGTCCGGACGGATCGCTCGTGGCCTTCACCCGCATGACCGGCGGCGGCCACCGCATCTACCTCTACGACATTAAGACGGGCAGGGAACAGCAGATCACCTTTGGTCCAGGCAGCGACGAGCAACCTGCATTCGCGCCGGACAACTACTTTGTGGCTTTTTCTTCCTCACGCTCCGGCTCCCGGCAGATCTATCTGACCACCCGCCACGGAACAGAGCCTATCCAGGTGCCGACGAACGGGCCGGCCGGGTTCCCCGCATGGGGACTGACGGACGCTCCGTGATTGTAAATGTTGTGTATCCAGATCTCCGCGTCCATTGACCCATGTGGGGATCGACGGTAGGAGTTTCATCGCTGGCGGCATGACGCCGTCCACAGAAACGCACTAAACGCACCGTGTGAGGAGAGTACCCATGCGCACCAAACACCTGACAATTTCCGCGCTTCTCGTTTGCCTCGCGCTGCTTCTGGGCGCGGGCTGCGCCAAACAGCAGGTGGCCCCTGCTGGCGCCGAAGGCACAACCGGCATGAACCAGAGCGAGATCGAGGCCCGCAGCCTGTCCGAATCGCAACGCATCGTTCTGAGCGAGAAAATCTACTTCGATTTCGACAAATACGATCTCTCCCCAGAGGCGCGCGCCGTGCTGGACCGTAAAGCCCAGCTCATCCGCTCCAAGCCCAACCTCAAGGTGCTCATCGAAGGCCACTGCGATGAACGCGGCACCCAGGAGTACAACCTCGCCCTGGGCGAACGCCGCGCCAAAGCCGCCGAACGGTATCTGCTGATGCTCGGCGTGCCGGCCGCCCAGTTGGAGACCGTGAGCTACGGCGAAGAGCGCCCCGCGGTCATCGGCCACAACGAGAACGCCTGGGCCCAGAACCGCCGCGACGAGTTCCAGGCCGTCTGGTAGCCCCCAACGGATCGACTGTATGAATGACGCCGGGCGGAATTTTCCGTCCGGCGTTTTTTGTTCGAGAATCGGGCTTTCACAATTGCTCAGGCTTCGATAAAACCAGCATGCACGTGCTACCTGGAGCGGATGCCCTCGACCGTGCTCAGGGCCAGGCGCCGCATGACCACCGCACTTCACCGCAAGGATACCCCACATGCAACGCTGCGACTGGGCTGAAGGATCCTCTCCCCTGGACATTCGATACCACGACGAGCAATGGGGCGTGCCGGTGCACGAAGACCGCATGCTGTTCGAAATGCTTATCCTGGAGGGCGCCCAGGCCGGGCTGAGCTGGTCCACCATTCTGCGCAAACGCGAAGGCTACCGCCAGGCGTTCGACAACTTCGACGCCGCCGCCATTGCCGGGTACTCGGATGCGAAGATCGATGAACTGCGGCGGAATCCGGCGATCATCCGCAACAAGGCCAAGATCGACGCGGCCGTGACCAACGCACGGTGCTTCCTGGAGGTTCAGAAGGAGTACGGCAGCTTCGACGCCTACATCTGGTCTTTCGTGGGCGGTGCGCCTGTCAACAACGACTGGAAGAGCCTGTCCGACATCCCGGCGACTTCGCCGGAGTCCGAAAACATGAGCAAGGACCTCAAGAGGCGCGGCTTCAAGTTCGTCGGCCCTACCATCTGCTACGCATTCATGCAGGCGGTGGGGATGGTCAACGACCATCTCGTCTCCTGCTTCCGCCACCAGGAAGTCAGGGAGCTGTACGACTGGAATGAGAAAACATGAATCTTTCAGTACCCATCTAACGTTTACTAAGTAAGTAATCTCATTTGCTCTTGCCTACCTTTAGACGCATCCTTCTGTGCTTTCGCTCTCTGCGCCTTAACCCAATCTACATATTCCATTTTTGCAATCGCTGATTCACTCGGATACACAATAGACAAGCCGTATTGCTTACACAATTCCTCAATACACGCGAAGTCATTCTTCTTTTTAGCTCTGTTATAGTTATCAAACGTTATTATCTCACTACATTCAGTAAAAATAGCCGACGCAATATGGATCTTATCTATATTAGAGGGCATTGGAAACTTATCCCAATACATTTGACGTGCATTTTCAATAATAACATTACTTACACTGATCGTCCTGACTACTCTTCCTGAATCTAAAATTGACTTAAATAATCTGATCGCCTCTTGCGACACTGCGCCCTCACTACCATCATGTAAGCATTCTATCTTTGTAATTGCAGAACTTATTAAATATATTGACCCATCTTTGGCAGCAGCCAAAATTTTTTGAACATAATCCATTTCTTCTATATAGCCATCATCTCTCAAGTTGCCAGAGATATTTTGAACATAATGCAATACCACATTGGAATCGATGTAACATCGTGGCAAGCTTTTATTCATTATGTAACCACTCTGAAGATTTGAGTTCAGCTTTTAACTGAGGAGCACACCCCCTAAATTTACCGATATCCCCACTCTCAAAAGCAGGACTTTCATACATTTTATCTATATCCATCTTGGTAATTCTATTTGTTGTAGTATCTGCCTTGGCACGCCCAAATGCCTGCACAATTGTATCTCGCCCAACAAATAATTTTGCAACAGCATCATATAGGTCATCAGCAAAACTACAATCTACAATTGAGTCAAATATTAAATCTTGTATTTTGCAATGGTGCACAACCTTACCTTTTGAAAACGACTTAATGACACCTTGTACATCTCCATACAATTCATAGCTCTTACTCCATGACTCTTTAATACGGTGACCCTTCTCCTTTGTAATTATAGACCACTTCCCTTTTTTATCTTTGAAAAACTTCGAACCCAGCTTAATCTTGTCGCCTTCTTCCAGCACATTTGCTAATTTAACAAAACTATCAATCGTCTGCTCACTAATCCTTGTACTCTTCCTGAGCCTCTCAAAATCCTCGAACAAGTAAATTTGTTCAGTAAACTCTTCAACGATTACATCTTTATATTTTTTATTGCTAATAATATTAAAGGCTATCGCATCATTCTTATTGCGTTGTGTAACGTTTGCAACTTGCCACTCCTCCTGATTTTCAAAGTCCATATCTCTTGCCAAGCTATTGAGATACGAACCAACAGCACCAATAGAGCTGTGCAATTTCTGCAAAGCAACTCTATTACTTGGCTTGTTCAGCACAAAACGAATAATTATCGGTTGCATCTTTATAAACTCGCATACTCGATGATACTTACAGCTACTTGCAACGCAAGACGGTTCTTAGGCGAATATGATGCCCTATTGAGCAGCTAATTTCCACCCTTTTTTGGTTAGCCAACTTCGCATCATCTACCCATAAACTTGTCTATTTTTTAGTTGTCATTCGGCAACCCAGCTACACCTCTTCGCTTTCTTCCGCCCCCACGGACACGCCGCAACGCACACCCCGCAGAGATAGGGGTTGATGTGCTCCAACTCGCCGAAACGTTTGAGCTGCTTCACACAGGCGTCAAGGTCGATGGCTTCGTTGCGCGTGGCGTAGTGCAAGTCCGTGTTCACGTTTTTTATGGCCCCGGACGGACAGGCATCCGCACAGAACGTGCAGGTGCCGCAGCGGTTCTTGCTCGGCTCGTCGGCCGGCAGCGCCATGTCCGTGAGCACCGTGACGAGCCGCACGCGGGGACCATATTGCGGTGTCACCAGCAGTAGAGACTTGCCCTGCCACCCCAACCCGGCGGCTATGGCCACAGCCTTGTGCGAGATGTAGGAATAGTAACGCTCTTCGCACAGAATCTGACTGGCCGGGATGGGCAGCGCCTTCGCGCCGTGGGATTGCAACAAACCCGTGGCGCGAATCGCGATGTCGTCCAGCAGGGCGTTTACCCGCTGGTAATGGGACGAGTACAGCGGCGTGGGACCGTCCGTGATGGGATCCATGATGCCGTCGGCAAGGTGCACGGCCATGGATACGGCGCGTTGGTACCCATGCAGCAGATCTGCGGGTTCGGTTTCCAGACCTTGCAGACGTACGGTATCCGCCACCGCCACGCAGTCGGCGCCCCATGCCCGGGCCTGTTCCTCCAGCTCCTGTCGTACGAGTCGTGTGTCGTGCATTGATTCCATGCCCTCCGATTTGTGAAGCAAACGAGACACCCGCAAGACAAGTGCCTGCCCCTTGTCGTTTTTGATGAGCTTTTCGTGTATCACAGCGGCTCCCTCGCGAGAAGGTCCGCCACCCAATACAACAATGCGAATCGCAGGTCCTGCGCCCTGACCCGAGCCTCCGCAATGCGACCACCATGCTTGTAAAGGTTCCGGTCTTGGGCTAGGAAAATCAATGGCGGCTATTCCATTTTTCCGTTAAACAGCGCTGAGATGCGCTCAGAATGTTGGGCTTGGCCGCCACAAGGAATCTTTTGTGCCCATTGTCATCCACACACACGCATTCGGAATAACCGACGTCGGCCGGCGGCGTGACACCAACCAGGACACCTTTCTCATCGACAGGGACCTCGGCCTCTTCGTGGTGGCGGACGGCATGGGCGGACGCCAGGGCGGCGGCGTGGCCAGCCAACTCGTCACGGAAACCGTCAGCACCCAGCTGCGACGCCATCTCGCCCGGGATGCGCCGGCTCCCGATCCCAACGACCCTGTGTTCGTGGACGACGAAGAGCGCCAACTCGCCAGAAAGGGCCGGCTGCTCAAAGGCGCCGTGCTCGCGTCCAACCGCGCGGTCTTCGAAAAATCATCACAGCATGCGGCACTGCGCGGTATGGGTTCCACCTTGGCCGCCGTTTTGCTCAATGAGGATGTCCTCGAAATCGCCAACGTGGGCGACAGCCCCATTTACCTGCTGCGCGGGGGCGCCATCCACCTGGTCTCCGTGATCCACACCGTGGAGGCCGAACACGCCGCCAAAATCGCTTCCGGCGAGCTGGCCGCGGATTCTCCGCCTTTGGACAAACGCTACCGTCACGTGCTCACCCGCGCCGTGGGCGTGGCTCCAGGCGTGAAGGTCCAGATGCGGGAACTGCGTTTCTACGACGGCGATCAGCTGCTGCTCTGTTCGGACGGCCTGTCCAACAAAGTGGACCCTGACGAGATGCTCGATGTCGCCGAGCGCAACAACCCGGAAGCAACCTGCCGCAAGCTCGTGAACCTGGCCAACGAACGCGGAGGCGAGGACAACATCTGCGTGGTCAACGTGCGTCTGGGCATCGAGGATGTGGACGGC
Above is a genomic segment from Oceanidesulfovibrio indonesiensis containing:
- the pal gene encoding peptidoglycan-associated lipoprotein Pal encodes the protein MRTKHLTISALLVCLALLLGAGCAKQQVAPAGAEGTTGMNQSEIEARSLSESQRIVLSEKIYFDFDKYDLSPEARAVLDRKAQLIRSKPNLKVLIEGHCDERGTQEYNLALGERRAKAAERYLLMLGVPAAQLETVSYGEERPAVIGHNENAWAQNRRDEFQAVW
- a CDS encoding DNA-3-methyladenine glycosylase I, coding for MQRCDWAEGSSPLDIRYHDEQWGVPVHEDRMLFEMLILEGAQAGLSWSTILRKREGYRQAFDNFDAAAIAGYSDAKIDELRRNPAIIRNKAKIDAAVTNARCFLEVQKEYGSFDAYIWSFVGGAPVNNDWKSLSDIPATSPESENMSKDLKRRGFKFVGPTICYAFMQAVGMVNDHLVSCFRHQEVRELYDWNEKT
- a CDS encoding type II toxin-antitoxin system VapC family toxin, with the protein product MVLHYVQNISGNLRDDGYIEEMDYVQKILAAAKDGSIYLISSAITKIECLHDGSEGAVSQEAIRLFKSILDSGRVVRTISVSNVIIENARQMYWDKFPMPSNIDKIHIASAIFTECSEIITFDNYNRAKKKNDFACIEELCKQYGLSIVYPSESAIAKMEYVDWVKAQRAKAQKDASKGRQEQMRLLT
- a CDS encoding 4Fe-4S double cluster binding domain-containing protein, which produces MHDTRLVRQELEEQARAWGADCVAVADTVRLQGLETEPADLLHGYQRAVSMAVHLADGIMDPITDGPTPLYSSHYQRVNALLDDIAIRATGLLQSHGAKALPIPASQILCEERYYSYISHKAVAIAAGLGWQGKSLLLVTPQYGPRVRLVTVLTDMALPADEPSKNRCGTCTFCADACPSGAIKNVNTDLHYATRNEAIDLDACVKQLKRFGELEHINPYLCGVCVAACPWGRKKAKRCSWVAE
- a CDS encoding PP2C family protein-serine/threonine phosphatase gives rise to the protein MPIVIHTHAFGITDVGRRRDTNQDTFLIDRDLGLFVVADGMGGRQGGGVASQLVTETVSTQLRRHLARDAPAPDPNDPVFVDDEERQLARKGRLLKGAVLASNRAVFEKSSQHAALRGMGSTLAAVLLNEDVLEIANVGDSPIYLLRGGAIHLVSVIHTVEAEHAAKIASGELAADSPPLDKRYRHVLTRAVGVAPGVKVQMRELRFYDGDQLLLCSDGLSNKVDPDEMLDVAERNNPEATCRKLVNLANERGGEDNICVVNVRLGIEDVDGEDDEDELLRLKPSIFTIMGRLLGKG